The following DNA comes from Malania oleifera isolate guangnan ecotype guangnan chromosome 12, ASM2987363v1, whole genome shotgun sequence.
TAATATTGTCAGTCTTATCTTATTATCTTATAATTACATTAGGAGCATATAGCTGGTACAGATTCTGGACGTGGTTCCCTCACATAGGGGCAGAGCATTGGTTAAATAAATTTTACTTTCAGTACTATAACCCCAGCATTCAGACAGTTTTGCTTGGACACAATCTTGTGTGATAGTAAGCTTGGGCAAGTCTATTACCAAGCAACCTGGCTAAAATCAGTTTGAGCTAGTTAACCAGTCCAAGAGTTCTTTGGTAGGTTAGTTGTTTGGCCAGGGACATTAGGCAAATAGAGTCTTGTTTTCCTTTAATTGATAGAAAACTTGCTAGTTAAAACTTTTTCTCATTGCAGGCATGCCTGAGTTGAACAGTGGCAGTAATGCAGCAGAGTGTTTGAATCCTGCTTTTATTCATGCAATAGCTATTCCTGAAGTTGATATGTTGGACAAATCAGGCAAGATATGTTTAGTGGCTAGGGGAGATGGTGTTGTTGATGTGATTAATATTGAATCAGAACTGGCTGCCATCAAGTCAAGAAGTTCTGCAAAACCTCGGAAAGAATCTCAATCGAAATCAAAAGCGGGTGCTTCAACTGCAGATACTGAAATGCTAGATCAAAATGGAAGACAGAGATTGCATTTGGATTACACTTTGGGAGGCCATACTGCTGCTGTATCCTGCGTGTAAGTAGTCTACCTGGATTTGATGTAACGGAATTATTTTCGCTTGCTAAATCCGTTAAAATCATTCAGGATATTTTCACTGTTTGGAGAGAGAGGCAAGTTCATAATTTCGGGCGGGAATGATAAATCAGTGAAAGTATGGGATTTGTCCAAATGCCTTAATTCCAGGCAAACTAGCAGCAATAATGACCTTCTTTGCATGGACATTAATTTAAGTAAAAAGGTGAGTTTTCAACATTGTATAATCTCCTAGGGTTACTGTCATTTTGTTCCTTCACTTTACATATCAAGTTTCTACAATCTCCTACTGTGGCAGGTCAATTGGCTTTGTACAACTCCATGCAATTCTGAAAACCTTGTTGTCTGTGACACAACCAAACTAGTCAAGGTTTATACTGTTTCATAGAGTGGCGCTTCATAATCATCTCGAATCTCGAATCTCTCTCCTGGAAAGATAGCCCTGATTTAACTGGTTGAGTTGCAAAAGCGCTTCTTATTACCAGTGACAAACTTGTCGCAAGTGTGGATACACCATTATCTAGTTTTCTTATTGTATGTCAGCCAGAAGGCAGCTGGGCAATAACTGCTCAGCTGTTAAGTAGAATTGAGAAGAAAAGGCCAGGAGCATTTTTCCCATGCTTGAGCTGGGAGAAATAGATGTTTTGTGGGTTTTCCAGGTTGGGGCGAAATTGATGAGTAATTTGTGTATGTTTTGTACAGTTCCTTTTATGTTGCCTGATCATGGATGCTAAGCTGTGAAACCCATATAATCTCGTTGAGGCTTTTAGGAGAAAAGGGAAAGGATTCAATTGAAGATCAGAAAGATTTATCGTTTTGAAATTTCTCAACAGTATTctagttttcttttattttaaattttaaattgcagATTCCaccacttcttttttttttttctctctctctctcttgtcaaAGTAAACCAATAGTTGTTTCAATTGCTTATTGGCCGAGTTCAGCAGCAATTTAGGCTACCTTTCCATCTCCGAAGAAAGGATTTATTGTATCTTTATGTATTAATAAAgctttattttaatataattaaaatttaagagaaattaaatattaattatatgtaaaataacttttcctttttctttcactTTTCTTGGGATCAAACATGAAGagtaatttttttatgtaaaataaaattttcctttttctttcactTTTCTTGGTGCCAAACATGAAAagtcatttttttccttttgtataCAGTTTGCCCTTTTCTAATTCTGTGTTTGAGACCATGTATAGGAGTCTCAAATGGAATTTGAGTTGATTTAGGGAAGTTAGGATTTGTTTGGTtctacaaaatatttttatttttcattttagttttctaaaaaaattattaaaaggttagtttaatttttttagttcTATAACATTTGgatgtataaaaataaaaatttaaaaaaaatgtttgtcaaaaaaaatagtttatttttattttgaagttttaaataattttaaaatgccacttttttcattttttaaaaattttcatacaaaatttgaaaaaaaaaaattgttttttgatttttatttcttaGCGGAGTATGGAATTTGGTTTTTgtatttaaaattatattgagtGGCTTTCATAAATTTAAGTCTCAAAATATATGATTCTAAATGTATTCTTAAAGAATTTTAGAGAATCAAAAAACAGATTGTTGTTTTtgtaatcattttaaaatttaaaaatagaagaACTATTTGCATGATTAACCTAATTTCTATTTTTTACCTTTTTTGATACAAATCTTGTAAAGCTAAaaaataaattaggaatttttataattttttgataaatctaaaataaaaattaaaaaaaaatattttaagaaagaAACAATCtcgtatattttattttaatttacaGAAATACATTTAATTTTCACGAATTTATTTTACAAATGATTTTAATTTTGTGTGCTAAACAGAGTtggatgcattttttttttctcgcgAGGTATGCTTTATTATTAtgacataaataaataaataaagtttatAAGTTCTGCattaagaaaggaaaaagaaaagaagcaGGAGAAGGAGAAGGACATCAACCGTGGTTCATTTAAAACTGTATTGCTTTGTTTGGTGGTGCCGACACTACAATCAAAGGTAAGAGCCCTATATACGTGGCCGGACAGCCTGCcataatttcatatatataataaaagtgCCTAGTTGCAGGTGCAGGTGCTGGCTGGTCGCCtcctgttttttatttttttttttgggattacgTACTGTATtcacgcgtccgttttacggtccacatgACTAATCCTGCACCTCTTGAAATTGATcccacaacttcaaaggaagGGTAAATTCAAAAGTCTAGGGGCGGAAACGAGCTGAAAAGCGTTTGAACGTCTgatctcgtgagaggcactcccgcagctcATACTActacctgaaccacaccctgggggttctGGTCGACTCCTACTTCTTCATAGCTGGCGTTGCTCCTATTTATTTACATCCAGCACCCCCACCGCCACCAGCCTCCCACCCTCCCAGACTGCTATCAGTATATGTAAGCTATAGTTGGTGAGGACACCTTCTTGACTTCTTTAATTTAGTCTTTCAGCTATGAGTTGGAGCGTAATCAATTTGTAAGTCAATTGTGTGCGCGcgtgtgagagtgagagagcgaAGAGCAAATATAAATAATAAGAATTAAGGCTCTTTTCATTAAATGATTAAAATTCAGATCTCGAAAGATTATGACTTTTCATTTAAATAATATCGGTGGGCTCATTATTCTGATAGATTAATCAAATATCCAAAGGCTATCGGACACCgtcctctaaaaaaaaaaaactaagattTAGTAATCATAAAAAACATGTGCCTAATAATGGTATGAACTCTTATAAGAAGCTTCCACAACCATATCCTTGAAATAGTTGTAAATAtccaaaattacaaaaataagcCCACAATTAGGGAGAAAGTGCAGTGCATCCCAATGGTTTATACTTGAAATAGtcataaatatccaaaattaCAAAAATGAGCTCACAATTAGGGAGAAAATGCAGTGCATTCcaatagtttatatatatatatatatatatatatatgtatgtatatatatgtatgtatatatatgtat
Coding sequences within:
- the LOC131145076 gene encoding uncharacterized protein LOC131145076 isoform X2; this encodes MVAFAGLIFDAKMCYIRWMLARILFRRCVSNQATSWKPLESYNYNKEEINQIVCNSRSSFLASADDCGDVKIIDINQHCLYKTLRAGHTSICSSAQFLPWRPWEVITGGLDSKLVMWDFSKGRPYKIMDFGMPELNSGSNAAECLNPAFIHAIAIPEVDMLDKSGKICLVARGDGVVDVINIESELAAIKSRSSAKPRKESQSKSKAGASTADTEMLDQNGRQRLHLDYTLGGHTAAVSCVIFSLFGERGKFIISGGNDKSVKVWDLSKCLNSRQTSSNNDLLCMDINLSKKVNWLCTTPCNSENLVVCDTTKLVKVYTVS
- the LOC131145076 gene encoding uncharacterized protein LOC131145076 isoform X1, which gives rise to MAEPRRLRGHRASTTCCVASRSRPGLVATSGEDGCICWFDIRCKDVLYTMDVGKNPISSLCFKPGNEDIIYVSSGTEVKCFDVHLATSWKPLESYNYNKEEINQIVCNSRSSFLASADDCGDVKIIDINQHCLYKTLRAGHTSICSSAQFLPWRPWEVITGGLDSKLVMWDFSKGRPYKIMDFGMPELNSGSNAAECLNPAFIHAIAIPEVDMLDKSGKICLVARGDGVVDVINIESELAAIKSRSSAKPRKESQSKSKAGASTADTEMLDQNGRQRLHLDYTLGGHTAAVSCVIFSLFGERGKFIISGGNDKSVKVWDLSKCLNSRQTSSNNDLLCMDINLSKKVNWLCTTPCNSENLVVCDTTKLVKVYTVS